Proteins encoded together in one Mycobacterium noviomagense window:
- a CDS encoding MMPL family transporter: MFAWWGRMVYRYRFIVIGVMVALCLCGGIFGLTLGKHVTQSGFYDDSSQSVKASVLGDQVYGRDRTSHIVATFPAPPGKTVDDPVWSKQIKDQLNKFKADHPKQVLGWVGYLAAPNTTDPVVKGMATADKKHTFVSIPLKGDDDDTILNNYKAIAPDLQKLDGGKIELAGLEPVANALTGTIETDQRRMEVLALPLVAVVLFLVFGGVVAACLPAIVGGLAIAGALGIMRFIAIFGPVHFFAQPVVTMIGLGIAVDYGLFVVSRFREEIAEGYDSEVAVRRTMMTAGRTVTFSAVLIAVSAASMLVFPQGFLKSLTYATIAAVMLSAILSITILPAVLGILGHHVDALGVRTLFRVPFLANWKVSRAYLNWLADLLQKTKTREEVEHEFWGKLVNRVMKRPLLFALPIVVAMILLIMPLFKLELGGFSEKYLPPSNPVRQAQEHFDKLFPGYRTEQVTLVIQSTNHSKVTDQQVADIRSKAPINGFTAKTWDERPCPNIAGNPCVPGPNGTTHPKDDTVRVIQNGLVNPNDAKKKIAELREITPPKGLNIMVGGTQALVQDSIHGIFAKLPLMLVILLTTTTLLMFLAFGSLVLPLKATVMSALTLGSTMGILTWIFVDGHFSKWLNFTPTPLTAPVIGLIIAVVFGLSTDYEVFLVSRMVEARERGMSTAEAIRIGTATTGRIITAAATVLAVVAGSFVFSDLVMMKYLAFGLMAALLLDATVVRMFLVPSVMKLLGDDCWWAPAWMKRLQNRIGLGEIHLPDERKLPVPRRRAERPPAERTPAAAMASAGRPPRPPHDPTHPGIEGPSRPRTAGRPPSRPPAQPTPSGAATTRMPAGGGEPAEPPTTRLSTPKSTVTNAAPTNRRPQQPAAPHDREIESWLSELRDGLDVPRDRPPHDRDVPPAPPRPGERDNQPRREREERPPARDRQGDRPADLHGAAQAATPTPSAEQTPGLPVPDNHSDAPASDADATTAIPTPPSEESDSDVATEKLNSRGRRGNSGEQPRQRGSVSAQDLLRREGRF, encoded by the coding sequence GTGTTCGCCTGGTGGGGCCGAATGGTCTACCGCTACCGGTTCATCGTAATCGGAGTCATGGTGGCGCTTTGCCTCTGCGGCGGCATCTTCGGGCTGACGCTCGGCAAGCACGTCACGCAGAGCGGTTTCTACGACGACAGCAGCCAGTCGGTGAAGGCATCGGTGCTGGGCGACCAGGTTTACGGGCGCGACCGCACCAGCCACATCGTCGCGACGTTCCCCGCACCGCCGGGCAAAACGGTCGACGACCCGGTCTGGTCGAAACAGATCAAGGACCAGCTCAACAAGTTCAAGGCCGACCATCCCAAGCAGGTTCTGGGCTGGGTCGGTTACCTGGCCGCGCCCAACACCACCGATCCGGTGGTCAAGGGGATGGCAACCGCGGACAAGAAGCACACGTTCGTGTCGATCCCGCTCAAGGGCGACGACGACGACACCATCCTCAACAATTACAAGGCGATCGCGCCCGACCTGCAAAAACTTGACGGCGGAAAGATCGAACTGGCCGGGCTCGAACCGGTAGCCAACGCGCTGACCGGAACCATCGAAACCGACCAGCGCCGTATGGAAGTGCTGGCGCTGCCGCTGGTGGCGGTGGTGCTGTTCCTGGTGTTCGGTGGCGTGGTCGCCGCCTGTCTGCCGGCGATCGTCGGTGGTCTGGCCATCGCCGGGGCGCTGGGCATCATGCGCTTCATCGCGATCTTCGGGCCGGTTCACTTCTTCGCCCAACCCGTCGTGACCATGATCGGCCTCGGTATCGCCGTCGACTACGGGTTGTTCGTGGTGAGCCGGTTCCGAGAAGAGATCGCCGAGGGCTACGACAGCGAGGTCGCGGTTCGCCGAACCATGATGACGGCCGGGCGCACCGTCACGTTCTCGGCAGTGCTGATCGCGGTATCAGCGGCCAGCATGCTGGTGTTCCCGCAGGGCTTCCTGAAGTCGTTGACCTACGCCACGATCGCGGCGGTCATGCTCTCGGCGATTCTGTCGATCACCATCCTGCCGGCCGTGCTCGGCATCCTGGGCCACCACGTCGACGCCCTGGGCGTGCGGACGCTGTTCCGGGTTCCGTTCCTCGCGAACTGGAAAGTGTCCCGGGCATACCTGAACTGGCTGGCGGATTTGCTGCAGAAGACCAAGACCCGCGAAGAGGTCGAGCACGAGTTCTGGGGCAAGCTGGTCAACCGGGTGATGAAGCGCCCGTTGCTGTTCGCCCTTCCGATCGTCGTCGCGATGATCTTGCTGATCATGCCGCTGTTCAAGCTGGAGCTCGGCGGCTTCAGCGAGAAGTACCTGCCGCCCAGCAATCCGGTGCGCCAAGCCCAGGAGCACTTCGACAAGCTGTTCCCCGGCTACCGCACCGAGCAGGTGACCCTGGTCATCCAGAGCACCAACCACAGCAAGGTGACCGATCAGCAGGTCGCTGACATCCGCAGCAAGGCGCCGATCAACGGGTTCACCGCCAAGACGTGGGACGAACGTCCATGCCCGAATATCGCGGGTAATCCGTGCGTCCCGGGACCTAACGGCACCACCCATCCGAAGGACGACACGGTCCGGGTCATCCAGAACGGCTTGGTCAACCCCAACGATGCAAAGAAGAAGATCGCCGAGCTGCGGGAGATCACCCCACCCAAGGGCCTCAACATCATGGTCGGCGGTACCCAGGCCCTCGTGCAGGACAGCATCCACGGCATCTTCGCCAAGCTGCCGCTGATGTTGGTGATCCTGCTGACCACCACCACGCTGCTGATGTTCCTGGCATTCGGGTCGCTGGTGCTGCCGCTGAAGGCAACGGTGATGAGCGCGCTGACACTCGGCTCGACGATGGGCATTTTGACGTGGATCTTCGTCGACGGTCACTTCTCCAAGTGGCTGAATTTCACGCCGACACCGCTGACCGCGCCGGTGATCGGCTTGATCATCGCGGTCGTCTTCGGGTTGTCGACCGACTACGAGGTGTTCCTGGTCTCCCGGATGGTCGAGGCGCGGGAACGCGGCATGTCCACCGCGGAAGCGATCCGGATCGGCACAGCGACCACCGGTCGCATCATTACCGCGGCGGCGACCGTGCTTGCCGTGGTCGCCGGCTCCTTCGTGTTCTCCGACCTCGTGATGATGAAGTACCTGGCGTTCGGGTTGATGGCGGCGCTGTTGCTTGACGCCACCGTGGTGCGGATGTTCCTGGTGCCGTCGGTGATGAAACTGCTCGGCGACGACTGCTGGTGGGCGCCGGCGTGGATGAAACGCCTGCAAAACCGCATCGGGCTGGGCGAGATCCACCTGCCCGACGAACGTAAGCTGCCGGTCCCCCGCCGCAGGGCCGAACGTCCTCCGGCCGAGCGGACACCGGCCGCGGCGATGGCCTCAGCTGGCCGGCCGCCGCGTCCGCCGCACGATCCAACCCATCCCGGCATAGAGGGACCGTCGCGTCCTCGCACGGCTGGGCGGCCCCCGTCCCGGCCGCCCGCTCAACCGACCCCCTCCGGTGCCGCCACCACGCGGATGCCAGCTGGGGGTGGTGAGCCAGCGGAGCCGCCGACGACCCGCTTGTCCACACCGAAGAGCACTGTCACGAATGCGGCGCCGACCAACCGGCGCCCGCAGCAGCCGGCTGCGCCGCATGACCGCGAAATCGAGTCGTGGCTCAGCGAATTGCGCGACGGTCTGGACGTGCCCCGGGACCGGCCGCCCCACGACCGGGACGTGCCCCCAGCGCCGCCGCGGCCGGGTGAGCGGGATAACCAACCACGCCGTGAACGCGAGGAGCGTCCACCGGCTCGCGACCGCCAAGGTGACCGTCCGGCGGATCTGCACGGCGCAGCACAGGCCGCGACGCCCACGCCGTCGGCCGAGCAGACCCCCGGTCTGCCCGTTCCGGACAACCATTCCGACGCGCCGGCCAGCGACGCTGACGCCACCACCGCGATCCCTACTCCGCCATCGGAGGAAAGCGACTCAGACGTGGCTACCGAGAAGCTGAACTCGCGCGGCCGGCGAGGCAACAGCGGCGAGCAGCCCCGCCAGCGCGGCAGCGTCAGCGCCCAAGATCTGCTGCGCCGCGAAGGCCGGTTCTAA
- the trmB gene encoding tRNA (guanosine(46)-N7)-methyltransferase TrmB, which produces MGHDGRMHAQRGAAATSAELPDTDLSAPRYPRVTSFRSRRSALSSAQQQTWERLWPVYGLDAPRSGGHPTATVDTSPVDTAAWFGREAPVVLEIGCGAGTSTLAMAQGEPHVDVIAVDVYRRGLAQLLCAVAREDVGNIRLIRGDAVDVLQHLIAPGSLAGVRVFFPDPWPKARHHKRRLLQPATFALIAERLRPGGVLHVATDHAGYAEQIAQAGDGEPRLVRVDPGTRSLAISVERPTTKYETKARHAGSAVTELLWERQP; this is translated from the coding sequence ATGGGCCACGATGGACGGATGCATGCGCAGCGCGGGGCAGCAGCGACATCGGCGGAGCTGCCCGACACCGATCTGTCTGCGCCGCGCTATCCCCGGGTCACCAGCTTTCGGTCCCGGCGTTCCGCGCTCTCCAGCGCACAGCAACAGACATGGGAACGGCTCTGGCCGGTGTACGGCCTCGATGCCCCCCGCTCCGGGGGCCATCCGACCGCGACCGTCGACACCAGCCCGGTGGACACCGCCGCCTGGTTCGGCCGCGAGGCGCCGGTAGTGCTCGAGATCGGCTGCGGCGCAGGCACTTCCACGCTGGCGATGGCTCAGGGCGAGCCGCATGTCGACGTCATCGCGGTGGATGTGTACCGGCGCGGGTTGGCGCAGCTGCTCTGTGCCGTCGCGCGTGAAGACGTCGGCAATATCCGGCTGATCCGCGGCGACGCCGTCGACGTGCTCCAACACCTGATCGCGCCCGGTTCGCTGGCCGGGGTCCGCGTCTTCTTTCCCGACCCGTGGCCCAAAGCTCGCCACCATAAGCGCCGGTTGCTGCAACCGGCGACGTTCGCGTTGATCGCCGAGCGGCTGCGACCCGGCGGCGTGCTGCATGTGGCGACCGACCACGCCGGCTACGCCGAGCAGATCGCTCAGGCCGGTGACGGTGAGCCGCGCCTTGTCCGGGTTGATCCCGGTACGCGGTCGCTGGCCATCTCGGTCGAGCGCCCGACGACTAAATATGAAACGAAAGCCCGGCACGCGGGCAGTGCCGTAACGGAGTTGCTCTGGGAAAGACAGCCATGA
- a CDS encoding NYN domain-containing protein: MSLTQETHTPEPFPPPAASTDSYGNGVGGFAQPVRRVLLVWDAPNLDMGLGSILGRRPTALERPRFDALGRWLLARTAELAAGRSDVSVEPEATVFTNIAAGSADVVRPWVDALRNVGFAVFAKPKVDDNSDVDGDMLRHIALRCNEGLAALVVASADGQAFRQPLEDIARGGVPVQVLGFREHASWALASDSLEFVDLEDIAGVFREPLPRIGLDSLPEEGAWLQPFRPLSSLLASRV, from the coding sequence ATGAGCCTGACGCAAGAAACACACACACCCGAACCTTTCCCTCCCCCGGCGGCCTCGACCGACTCCTATGGGAACGGCGTCGGCGGATTCGCTCAGCCGGTTCGCCGTGTGCTGTTGGTGTGGGACGCCCCCAACCTCGACATGGGCCTGGGCTCCATCCTGGGCCGGCGCCCGACGGCGCTGGAGCGTCCGCGGTTCGACGCGCTGGGCCGCTGGCTGCTCGCCCGCACCGCCGAATTGGCCGCGGGTCGCTCCGATGTGTCCGTCGAACCTGAGGCCACCGTGTTCACCAACATCGCCGCAGGAAGCGCCGATGTCGTGCGCCCGTGGGTGGACGCGTTGCGTAACGTGGGCTTCGCCGTCTTCGCCAAACCGAAGGTCGACGACAACAGCGACGTCGACGGCGACATGCTGCGGCACATCGCGCTACGGTGCAATGAGGGTCTTGCCGCGCTGGTGGTGGCCTCCGCTGATGGTCAGGCCTTCCGGCAACCGCTGGAAGACATTGCGCGCGGCGGGGTACCCGTCCAAGTGCTCGGATTTCGCGAACATGCGAGTTGGGCGCTAGCGTCGGATAGCTTGGAGTTCGTCGACCTGGAGGACATTGCAGGCGTTTTCCGGGAGCCGCTGCCGCGGATCGGTTTGGATTCGCTGCCTGAAGAAGGGGCGTGGCTGCAGCCGTTCCGGCCGCTGTCCTCGCTACTGGCCTCGCGTGTGTAA